One segment of Anastrepha obliqua isolate idAnaObli1 chromosome 3, idAnaObli1_1.0, whole genome shotgun sequence DNA contains the following:
- the LOC129242091 gene encoding uncharacterized protein LOC129242091, producing the protein MSNSTKTRDSALNAIKRYMAKSIDEAFTMDAENIASYLQLLSEQWVRFNVAQDAVEITCGADVIEIEENVRIQAETWYSTASANFSRVKNCRTNSQDSSTKASVSTVIRLPKMELPTFSGDSTEWIVFFDAFSSLVDNNSALTDGQKLHYLRSCLKGDALKIISGFKICDANYVEAWGLLTSRYKVIRVIVESHLRALAEIKRATHDNADAIKGVIDAFQQHIRELKALGRPIEFWDDWLVHEVVSKLAFETRKQWELSLVSDDPPSFEQLITFLEIRCRSLSMFSSSTTSVPIKVKTASSSKSTNVFHTISKQRNVCAYCSGPHKIYSCEKFRELDLSTKSQFVKQGHICFNCLSSGHYKDRCNSASTCRMCKQRHHTLLHGALQSTTVTAVNNYATHSLCAADATSKVSAKTCEFPASVDVPRVSSCLNSSSNPPIAVERVVLLSTALVKVRDCSGNWQPARALFDSGSHASFVTEACVQRLGLPRSTSEVNITGIGSAQGGRARGEVSLSLSSFSTNQCFTVKTLILSKITSDLPTQTIATSSWPHIRGLFLADPHFMKPGRVDILIGMDVMDQLICTELRKGPSGAPMAQLTVFGWTLFGSVNGSEPDMPRLQSLHCDVHLDRALNKLWELEEGPQKTFLTHEERYCEDHFETTHRREPNGRFVVELPLKPDVALGESRNFAIRNLLRLERRLACDSDLRLRYNEFMNELIDMKHMQVASETMNPTYYMPHHPVLKESSTTTKLRVVFNASAKSTSGNSLNDALFIGPQLQEDLYSILLRFRTHRYAVTADVAKMYRQICVSLKHADLQRIVWRSHPSLPIQNFRMVRVTYGVAAASHLAVRSLQQTARDSSNDCARAVSVILKDFYMDDLLTGASSKEELRLLQQNISEILREGGFELRKWASNCAELIASISNASTNISHYIVDDKDVHALGLIWNTEGDYLTFAINLREPPVKLTKRMFLSNASTLFDPLGLLAPATINSKIWFQDIWRTKVGWDDIIPESIATKWLEHRIELKKLAHLKVKRWFGTEVAGTFTQLHVFADASELAYAAVLYARTTQSDGSIIVSLISSKTKVAPLKPTTLPRLELCAAHLAAKLVRSVLHCWSDLRYPLFAWTDSTITLAWLQAHPSRWVTFIANRVADIQEVLPPECWNHVRSEQNPADCASRGITPSELLRHQLWWAGPIFLKSAEQLWKQKKSKEHTTELGIRKSIRAHVINSTDHWSVMTKYSSYSKLRRVISYVLRFLTNIGANRRLNVIKRFGTPSCQELFEAELRLISAKRPIPLRSSLLRLQPFLDGTCVLRVGGRIKNDEIAPDVRHPIILPKNCPLAKLIICEIHKVTLHAGPRIMQTVLQRRYWVIGARSLIRNIYHKCVKCTYLNRNLTTQVMGDLPVIRTTYARCFTHTAVDFAGPYLYKFTQGRGAKATKGYICSFICMCTGAMHLEFVGDLSTPAFLNAFKRFTNRRGFCKVMASDNGTNFVGAEKELRIAFQQCMADIKLRSFFADSNIEWRFNPPAAPHMGGYWETGVKRVKYHLKRVLGEVPLSYEEFNTLLTEIEACVNSRPLCDNSEAAGDLEVLTPGHFIVGEPLKSIPEPEGQGFRGNLRQRWQAISAMRQHFWRRWRDEYLVSLQRRTKWFRSSRNIEEGDVVAVFNEPNPPTKWTIARVIKCHHGTDGRVRVVTLKTPHGELVRPIVKLCLLPTRGDLFHEETNNLS; encoded by the exons atgtcgaattccaCTAAAACGCGCGATTCCGCTCTCAATGCCATTAAACGGTATATGGCAAAAAGTATTGATGAGGCATTCACTATggatgcagaaaatattgcaagctATCTTCAGTTATTGAGTGAACAGTGGGTTCGTTTTAACGTTGCTCAAGACGCTGTAGAAATTACGTGTGGTGCCgatgttattgaaattgaagaaaatgtgcGTATCCAAGCCGAAACTTGGTACTCTACAGCTTCAGCTAACTTTAGCCGCGTGAAAAATTGTCGTACTAATTCGCAAGATAGCTCCACAAAGGCATCTGTGTCCACGGTTATACGTTTACCGAAAATGGAGTTGCCCACATTCTCCGGTGACTCTACAGAATGGATTGTTTTTTTCGACGCGTTTTCTTCGTTAGTTGATAATAACTCTGCTTTAACAGATGGACAAAAGTTGCACTATCTCCGAAGCTGCTTGAAAGGTGACGCGTTGAAAATTATCagtggttttaaaatatgtgACGCAAATTACGTTGAAGCTTGGGGTCTATTAACATCGCGGTATAAGGTTATTCGTGTAATTGTGGAATCTCATCTTCGCGCGTTGGCTGAAATTAAAAGAGCTACGCATGACAATGCTGACGCAATCAAAGGTGTAATTGATGCGTTCCAACAGCATATTCGCGAGCTTAAAGCGTTGGGTCGTCCGATTGAGTTTTGGGATGATTGGTTGGTACATGAGGTCGTCAGTAAGTTGGCATTCGAAACGCGTAAGCAGTGGGAGTTATCGCTCGTTAGTGATGATCCTCCATCTTTTGAGcaactaataacatttttagagaTAAGATGCCGATCGTtatcgatgttttcgtcgtcaaCAACATCAGTACCAATTAAGGTTAAAACTGCATCATCAAGCAAGTCGACAAATGTGTTCCACACGATATCAAAACAAAGaaatgtgtgtgcatattgtAGTGGACCTCATAAAATTTACagttgtgaaaaatttcgtgaattgGACTTGTCTACAAAATCACAGTTCGTGAAGCAAGGACACATATGCTTCAACTGCTTAAGTTCAGGTCACTATAAAGACCGTTGTAACAGTGCTTCCACTTGCCGCATGTGTAAACAACGTCATCACACTCTGTTGCACGGTGCTTTGCAGTCAACGACCGTTACCGCAGTGAACAATTACGCGACGCATTCGTTATGTGCTGCTGACGCCACATCAAAGGTAAGCGCAAAAACTTGTGAATTTCCAGCAAGCGTCGACGTTCCACGCGTTTCTTCATGCTTGAACTCGAGCTCCAATCCACCCATAGCTGTAGAAAGAGTTGTGCTGTTATCCACCGCATTAGTGAAGGTACGCGACTGTTCTGGTAATTGGCAGCCCGCACGTGCACTTTTCGATTCTGGATCACATGCTTCCTTTGTAACCGAAGCGTGTGTGCAACGCTTAGGCCTGCCGCGATCAACATCTGAAGTAAACATTACTGGAATTGGGTCAGCGCAAGGAGGACGAGCTAGAGGTGAAGTATCACtttctctttcttctttctctACAAATCAATGCTTTACTGTCAAAACGTTAATTCTGTCTAAAATTACAAGCGACTTGCCAACACAGACTATAGCTACTTCATCGTGGCCACATATCCGAGGTTTATTTTTAGCCGATCCCCATTTTATGAAGCCTGGACGGGTCGATATATTGATTGGAATGGACGTTATGGATCAACTGATCTGTACAGAACTTCGTAAGGGTCCATCTGGAGCTCCTATGGCTCAACTGACGGTCTTTGGGTGGACTCTGTTTGGAAGCGTGAATGGATCTGAGCCTGATATGCCACGCTTACAGTCGTTACATTGCGATGTTCATTTGGATCGAGCATTGAACAAGTTATGGGAGTTAGAGGAAGGTCCGCAAAAAACGTTTCTTACGCATGAGGAGCGTTACTGTGAAGACCATTTTGAAACAACGCATCGAAGGGAACCTAACGGACGGTTTGTCGTCGAATTGCCGCTGAAGCCCGATGTAGCTCTGGGAGAGTCGCGAAACTTTGCTATCCGGAATTTGTTACGACTTGAAAGAAGACTCGCTTGTGACTCCGATCTTCGTTTACGCTACAATGAGTTCATGAATGAACTCATTGACATGAAACATATGCAGGTCGCGTCAGAGACTATGAATCCAACGTATTATATGCCTCATCATCCTGTTTTAAAGGAAAGTAGTACCACGACCAAATTGAGGGTTGTATTTAACGCGTCCGCAAAATCAACTTCCGGAAATTCGCTGAATGACGCATTATTTATAGGACCCCAATTGCAGGAAGATTTATACTCCATCTTACTTCGCTTTAGAACACACCGCTATGCTGTAACAGCAGATGTCGCCAAAATGTATCGTCAAATCTGCGTATCCTTAAAACACGCCGATTTGCAACGCATCGTATGGCGTAGCCACCCATCCCTGCCTATCCAAAATTTTCGCATGGTTCGCGTAACGTACGGAGTGGCAGCTGCATCTCATCTAGCTGTCCGATCACTTCAACAGACGGCAAGAGATTCGTCGAATGATTGTGCTAGGGCTGTTAGTGTTATTCTCAAGGATTTTTACATGGATGATCTACTTACTGGTGCATCTAGTAAAGAAGAACTTCGAttgttgcagcaaaatatttccgaaatatTGAGGGAAGGGGGATTTGAACTTCGTAAGTGGGCATCGAACTGCGCTGAGCTAATCGCAAGCATTTCTAATGCATCTACGAACATATCACATTATATTGTCGACGATAAGGATGTTCACGCTTTAGGTCTTATCTGGAACACAGAAGGAGACTATCTCACGTTTGCTATTAACTTGAGGGAACCGCCAGTTAAGTTGACCAAGCGCATGTTTCTATCAAATGCAAGTACGCTCTTCGATCCTCTGGGCCTGCTTGCTCCCGCtactataaattcaaaaatttggtttcaagaCATATGGCGCACTAAGGTAGGTTGGGATGATATTATTCCTGAGTCTATCGCAACGAAGTGGTTGGAGCATCGCATAGAACTCAAGAAACTGGCACATTTGAAGGTGAAACGTTGGTTTGGTACTGAAGTAGCTGGGACATTTACGCAATTGCACGTATTCGCAGACGCGTCCGAGCTGGCTTACGCCGCCGTTTTGTATGCACGAACAACACAAAGCGACGGTAGCATTATTGTGTCATTAATTTCGTCGAAAACCAAGGTAGCTCCGCTTAAGCCGACAACGTTGCCACGTCTTGAATTATGCGCCGCTCATCTTGCTGCTAAACTAGTGCGAAGCGTGCTGCACTGCTGGTCTGATCTCCGTTATCCGCTTTTCGCTTGGACTGACTCTACTATAACATTGGCATGGTTACAAGCTCACCCCAGCAGATGGGTGACATTTATAGCCAACCGCGTCGCTGATATTCAAGAAGTTTTGCCTCCCGAATGTTGGAACCACGTTCGTTCTGAACAGAATCCTGCAGATTGTGCTTCAAGAGGTATAACTCCCTCCGAATTATTACGTCATCAATTGTGGTGGGCTGGTCCTATTTTCCTGAAAAGCGCTGAACAATTGTGGAAGCAGAAAAAATCTAAAGAGCACACTACAGAGCTGGGCATACGAAAGAGTATTCGTGCCCATGTGATTAATTCTACAGATCATTGGTCCGTGATGACAAAATACTCATCGTATTCTAAGCTGCGTCGAGTTATTTCCtatgttttacgttttttgacTAACATTGGGGCTAACAGACGGCTTAATGTTATAAAGCGTTTTGGTACACCGAGTTGCCAAGAGTTATTTGAAGCTGAACTTCGCCTAATAAG CGCTAAAAGACCAATCCCACTTCGCAGTAGTCTTTTGCGTCTGCAGCCCTTTCTGGATGGGACTTGTGTTCTACGTGTTGGAGGAAGAATAAAAAACGATGAAATCGCTCCAGATGTTAGGCATCCCATTATCTTGCCTAAGAATTGTCCGCTTGCTAAGTTAATAATCTGCGAAATACACAAGGTCACTTTGCACGCTGGGCCCCGCATTATGCAAACTGTCTTACAACGTCGTTATTGGGTTATCGGCGCTCGTAGCTTGATCCGTAATATATACCATAAGTGCGTGAAATGCACTTATTTGAACCGCAATCTTACCACACAAGTCATGGGTGATCTACCTGTCATTCGTACAACCTACGCCCGTTGTTTTACTCACACTGCTGTTGACTTCGCTGGACCTTACCTCTACAAATTCACCCAAGGAAGAGGAGCTAAGGCTACCAAAGGCTACATTTGTTCGTTCATTTGTATGTGCACTGGTGCGATGCAtctcgaatttgttggtgaCCTGTCAACACCAGCTTTCctaaatgcgtttaaaaggttCACCAATCGTCGAGGATTTTGTAAGGTCATGGCATCAGATAACGGTACAAATTTCGTTGGAGCCGAGAAGGAGTTGCGCATTGCATTTCAACAGTGCATGGCTGATATTAAACTTCGCTCTTTCTTTGCGGACTCGAATATCGAATGGCGATTTAATCCACCGGCTGCACCCCATATGGGAGGTTACTGGGAGACCGGAGTCAAACGTGTTAAGTATCATTTAAAACGCGTATTAGGAGAAGTTCCACTATCATACGAAGAGTTCAACACACTTTTGACTGAAATAGAAGCTTGCGTAAACTCTCGTCCACTCTGTGACAACTCTGAAGCTGCTGGTGACTTAGAAGTTTTAACTCCCGGACATTTCATAGTCGGTGAACCGCTGAAGTCAATACCGGAACCTGAGGGTCAAGGGTTTCGTGGAAATCTTCGACAGCGatggcaagcaatttctgccatgagacaaCATTTCTGGCGTCGTTGGAGAGACGAGTACCTCGTGAGCTTACAACGTCGCACTAAATGGTTTCGTTCTTCACGCAACATTGAAGAAGGGGATGTGGTTGCTGTATTCAACGAGCCTAATCCTCCGACGAAGTGGACGATTGCACGAGTGATCAAATGCCATCATGGCACCGATGGACGTGTAAGAGTAGTTACGTTGAAAACACCGCATGGCGAATTGGTTCGCCCTATAGTCAAACTTTGCCTTTTGCCAACGAGAGGAGATTTATTTCATGAAGAAACTAATAACTTATCGTAA